From Lycium ferocissimum isolate CSIRO_LF1 chromosome 12, AGI_CSIRO_Lferr_CH_V1, whole genome shotgun sequence, one genomic window encodes:
- the LOC132039928 gene encoding probable CoA ligase CCL12 isoform X1 gives MGKKSISEVGLDDLVRAGLGEEEAKWLMGEVKAAIAKVGLDGKDVWREITAARKLLKPTHPHGLHQLLYYSVYHNYDNGPPLYWFPSLKESRRTNLGRIMETHCPKLLGTSYKDPISSFKEFQRFCVQHPEIYWSIVLKELPIHFLETPRCILDTSDKSKRGGNWLPGSVLNIAESCVRSSDYCNRQDDSVAIVWRAEGNDDKEVNCMTLKQLREQVMMVANALDNMFSKGDAIAIDMPMTATAVVIYLAIVLAGFVVVSIADSFAAQEIAVRLRVSNAKAVFTQDSIVRGGRRFPLYSRVKEAAPLKAIVIPAIGEDLQVQLRNQDLSWKDFLASVSHLPRPNYYFPVYLSIDSVTNILFSSGTTGDPKAIPWTHLSPIRCASDSWTHLDIQAGDVFCYPTNLGWVMGPVLIYSCFLAGATLALYHGSPLDHGFGKFVQNAGVTVLGTVPGLVKTWKSTGCMEGLDWTKIRTFASTGEASNVDDDLWLSSRVYYKPIIECCGGTELASCYIMGNLLQPQAFGAFSSATMSTGFVILDEDGRPYPDDQACVGEVGLFPTSMGASDRLLNADHEKVYFKGMPIYKDMQLRRHGDILKRTVGGYIVVHGRADDTMNLGGIKTSSIEIERVCDRADESVLETAAVSAAPPNGGPEQLVIFVVLKEGIIISSDTLKKRFSRAIQSNLNPLFKVSSVKIVPMFPRTASNKLLRRVLRDQWKQDLQIQSKL, from the exons ATGGGAAAGAAGAGCATAAGTGAAGTTGGTTTGGATGATTTAGTAAGAGCAGGATTAGGAGAGGAGGAAGCAAAATGGTTGATGGGAGAGGTGAAAGCAGCAATAGCTAAAGTGGGTTTGGATGGAAAGGATGTATGGCGTGAGATCACTGCAGCTCGGAAATTGCTGAAACCAACACACCCACATGGCCTGCATCAGCTGCTTTACTACTCTGTTTACCATAACTATGATAATGGACCTCCTCTCTATTGGTTCCCTTCTCt GAAAGAATCTCGACGCACAAATTTGGGCCGCATAATGGAAACTCATTGTCCGAAGCTTTTAGGAACATCATACAAGGATCCGATCTCAAGTTTTAAAGAATTTCAGAGGTTTTGTGTTCAGCATCCTGAG atttactGGTCAATTGTATTAAAGGAACTTCCAATTCACTTTTTGGAAACCCCTAGATGCATACTGGATACATCTGACAAATCAAAACGTGGAGGAAACTGGCTTCCTGGTTCAGTTCTGAATATAGCCGAGAGTTGTGTGCGTTCGAGCGATTACTGTAACAGGCAGGATGATAGTGTGGCCATTGTATGGAGGGCAGAAGGGAATGATGATAAAGAAGTTAATTGCATGACATTGAAACAGCTGAGAGAACAAGTAAT GATGGTGGCAAATGCACTGGATAACATGTTCTCAAAGGGAGATGCGATTGCCATTGACATGCCAATGACTGCCACAGCAGTTGTTATATACTTGGCCATTGTTCTTGCTGGATTTGTTGTAGTATCAATTGCTGATAGCTTTGCTGCACAGGAAATTGCAGTCCGTTTACGAGTGTCTAATGCTAAGGCTGTATTTACACAG GATTCCATAGTGCGAGGAGGCCGAAGATTCCCCTTGTATAG TCGAGTTAAAGAAGCTGCTCCACTTAAAGCTATTGTAATTCCTGCAATTGGGGAGGATTTACAAGTTCAATTAAGGAACCAGGATCTATCATGGAAGGATTTTCTGGCCAGTGTCAGTCATCTTCCCAG gccaaattattattttccagTTTATCTATCCATAGACTCTGTTACCAACATACTATTTTCATCAGGAACCACCG GAGATCCAAAAGCAATACCTTGGACTCACCTGTCTCCCATCCGATGTGCTTCTGATTCATGGACTCATCTTGATATTCAAGCTGGAGATGTTTTTTGCTATCCCACAAACTTGGGATGGGTGATGGGACCCGTTCTAATCTACTCCTGCTTTCTAGCTGGTGCAACTCTAGCTCTGTATCACGGATCTCCTCTAGACCATGGTTTTGGGAAATTTGTGCAG AATGCAGGAGTTACTGTCTTGGGGACTGTTCCTGGCTTAGTGAAGACTTGGAAAAGTACTGGGTGTATGGAAGGCCTTGATTGGACAAAGATAAG GACGTTTGCTAGTACTGGAGAAGCCTCTAATGTTGATGATGACCTTTGGCTTTCTTCAAGGGTGTACTATAAACCCATTATTGAATGCTGTGGAGGCACAGAGCTAGCGTCATGTTACATTATGGGAAATCTTCTTCAACCACAAGCTTTTGGAGCATTTAGCTCTGCAACAATGTCCACAGGTTTTGTCATCTTAGATGAAGATGGGCGCCCTTAT CCAGATGATCAAGCTTGTGTTGGTGAAGTTGGCTTGTTTCCTACCTCTATGGGAGCTAGTGATAGATTGCTGAATGCTGATCATGAGAAAGTGTACTTCAAGGGAATGCCAATATACAAAGATATG CAACTAAGGAGACATGGTGATATCCTAAAGCGAACTGTTGGAGGTTATATTGTTGTTCACGGCAGAGCCGATGACACCATGAATCTTGGAGGTATAAAG ACAAGTTCAATAGAAATTGAGCGTGTATGTGATCGGGCTGATGAGAGTGTCCTGGAAACTGCTGCAGTCAGTGCTGCCCCGCCAAATGGTGGCCCAGAACAGCTAGTTATATTTGTGGTTCTCAAGGAGGGGATAATTATTTCATCAGACACACTGAAGAAAAGATTCTCGAGAGCCATTCAAAGCAATCTTAATCCTTTATTCAAG GTGAGCTCCGTGAAGATAGTTCCAATGTTCCCTCGAACAGCTTCAAATAAGTTGTTGAGGAGAGTTCTTAGGGACCAGTGGAAGCAAGATCTTCAGATACAAAGTAAACTTTAG
- the LOC132039928 gene encoding probable CoA ligase CCL12 isoform X2, translating into MVANALDNMFSKGDAIAIDMPMTATAVVIYLAIVLAGFVVVSIADSFAAQEIAVRLRVSNAKAVFTQDSIVRGGRRFPLYSRVKEAAPLKAIVIPAIGEDLQVQLRNQDLSWKDFLASVSHLPRPNYYFPVYLSIDSVTNILFSSGTTGDPKAIPWTHLSPIRCASDSWTHLDIQAGDVFCYPTNLGWVMGPVLIYSCFLAGATLALYHGSPLDHGFGKFVQNAGVTVLGTVPGLVKTWKSTGCMEGLDWTKIRTFASTGEASNVDDDLWLSSRVYYKPIIECCGGTELASCYIMGNLLQPQAFGAFSSATMSTGFVILDEDGRPYPDDQACVGEVGLFPTSMGASDRLLNADHEKVYFKGMPIYKDMQLRRHGDILKRTVGGYIVVHGRADDTMNLGGIKTSSIEIERVCDRADESVLETAAVSAAPPNGGPEQLVIFVVLKEGIIISSDTLKKRFSRAIQSNLNPLFKVSSVKIVPMFPRTASNKLLRRVLRDQWKQDLQIQSKL; encoded by the exons ATGGTGGCAAATGCACTGGATAACATGTTCTCAAAGGGAGATGCGATTGCCATTGACATGCCAATGACTGCCACAGCAGTTGTTATATACTTGGCCATTGTTCTTGCTGGATTTGTTGTAGTATCAATTGCTGATAGCTTTGCTGCACAGGAAATTGCAGTCCGTTTACGAGTGTCTAATGCTAAGGCTGTATTTACACAG GATTCCATAGTGCGAGGAGGCCGAAGATTCCCCTTGTATAG TCGAGTTAAAGAAGCTGCTCCACTTAAAGCTATTGTAATTCCTGCAATTGGGGAGGATTTACAAGTTCAATTAAGGAACCAGGATCTATCATGGAAGGATTTTCTGGCCAGTGTCAGTCATCTTCCCAG gccaaattattattttccagTTTATCTATCCATAGACTCTGTTACCAACATACTATTTTCATCAGGAACCACCG GAGATCCAAAAGCAATACCTTGGACTCACCTGTCTCCCATCCGATGTGCTTCTGATTCATGGACTCATCTTGATATTCAAGCTGGAGATGTTTTTTGCTATCCCACAAACTTGGGATGGGTGATGGGACCCGTTCTAATCTACTCCTGCTTTCTAGCTGGTGCAACTCTAGCTCTGTATCACGGATCTCCTCTAGACCATGGTTTTGGGAAATTTGTGCAG AATGCAGGAGTTACTGTCTTGGGGACTGTTCCTGGCTTAGTGAAGACTTGGAAAAGTACTGGGTGTATGGAAGGCCTTGATTGGACAAAGATAAG GACGTTTGCTAGTACTGGAGAAGCCTCTAATGTTGATGATGACCTTTGGCTTTCTTCAAGGGTGTACTATAAACCCATTATTGAATGCTGTGGAGGCACAGAGCTAGCGTCATGTTACATTATGGGAAATCTTCTTCAACCACAAGCTTTTGGAGCATTTAGCTCTGCAACAATGTCCACAGGTTTTGTCATCTTAGATGAAGATGGGCGCCCTTAT CCAGATGATCAAGCTTGTGTTGGTGAAGTTGGCTTGTTTCCTACCTCTATGGGAGCTAGTGATAGATTGCTGAATGCTGATCATGAGAAAGTGTACTTCAAGGGAATGCCAATATACAAAGATATG CAACTAAGGAGACATGGTGATATCCTAAAGCGAACTGTTGGAGGTTATATTGTTGTTCACGGCAGAGCCGATGACACCATGAATCTTGGAGGTATAAAG ACAAGTTCAATAGAAATTGAGCGTGTATGTGATCGGGCTGATGAGAGTGTCCTGGAAACTGCTGCAGTCAGTGCTGCCCCGCCAAATGGTGGCCCAGAACAGCTAGTTATATTTGTGGTTCTCAAGGAGGGGATAATTATTTCATCAGACACACTGAAGAAAAGATTCTCGAGAGCCATTCAAAGCAATCTTAATCCTTTATTCAAG GTGAGCTCCGTGAAGATAGTTCCAATGTTCCCTCGAACAGCTTCAAATAAGTTGTTGAGGAGAGTTCTTAGGGACCAGTGGAAGCAAGATCTTCAGATACAAAGTAAACTTTAG